In Rhinolophus ferrumequinum isolate MPI-CBG mRhiFer1 chromosome 16, mRhiFer1_v1.p, whole genome shotgun sequence, the sequence TGTGAACGTCAGTGGTGCTTTTGAACTTGATaacagcaccttttcatgtatgtCGGAATCTGGTAAAATCGTTCACTTTGGCATATTGTCAGTGTCTGTCCAACGGCTCTTAGTAATTGAAAGTCACAGCTGAGCCCCTCCTGCTGCGTCCTGCCCGGGGGACAGACCGCAGCCAGACTCAAAAAAGGAAGGGCGTCTGTAAAGCTTTACTGTGAAAAATTCCAGTTAGCTCTTTTCCTTGGGGATTTATGTCCCTCCCTCACCATGTACCTCTAATAAATCAGACATCAAATGCAACATGAAATAATTCTTGACTCATCCTCATCAGTCAGTTTCTTACCACGGTTTGCACCATGTGTGGCCTCTGAAGTCGTAAACTCTTCACAGCTTGGAACACGTCTAAAAGCCCCTCTGCTTTGACTCGTTCCAGAATGTTGCTGAGTGCTATGAAGGTACCTGTCCGGCCTGCTCCAgcgctgtggagaaaagggggcTTAGAGAAGCAACTGGCCGGTGGGGATGGAATCCGGCGCCTGCACCAACTCTGGCACATTGCCCTGAAGCACCATGCTGGTGGTCGCAGCTGGGATTCTTAACCATCATTTACACGTTTACACATAGCTTAGCTTTTGACCAAGAGGCAGCAACATAAAGCTCCTAGAAACACTCGCCAGTCACCACAGACAGGTATCTCCTGAGTGGGATCAGGACCCACTGTAACCATTTTCCATCTTCCTGGTGTACCCCGGTTCTCAGAGCGCGGCCCCAGACTAGCAGCATCACCATTGCCTGGggacctgttagaaatgcaaacccTCCCGGTTGAGGTCTAAGGAGAGGCAAGGAGGTTGACTCCAAGGCCGCTGCCCCTGCAGACCCCGTCCCCGCGTCTCCCCTGCGGACCTCTTCATCTGTGTATCTTTGGTGCCCAACTCCTTCTAAACTCAGGCTGGGTTTTTGGAGGCAGAACACAAAGGAACTCATTACTGGTTTGTTCTAAGTGACACCTACACAGGCACCAGGGACTGAAAAACCGAGGCGTCTGCTCCCCCTGCTGGCCAGGCCAGAAGTGCGCCCGGGCGACTCCCAGGCACGGAGCCCTCCCACTCACTCATTTCCTCAGGCCCAGGGCAGAGGTCGGGAGAGGAGGGGCTTCAGGCAGAGCCAGAACAATCTTTCAAAACGAACACAAGTACCTTGAAGTTCAGAAGTGGGTTTGTTCGAGCCAAGAAtggtgcttcatttttttttatgacttaaaAAGCACAAGGAAATGCGTGTTTGAATCACTTCCTAACTCCTCCCACCAAAATGCATTTTGCACGTATGATAAGATGACATTTATGCATTTATGTCAAGTTGCGTACGTATGTGTGTAAGAGGGACCTTCCGCTGCTGGGAGCAGCCATGCGGGCGGGTATGCGCGGGCCCGCCTGCAGGGGGCGCTCACCTGCAGTGCACGGTGATGGGGTGATTGCCTGTCTGCTGTTGCTGCTTCTGCACGGCCGCGATGAGGTCGATCATGCCTTTGCCCTCCGCCGGGGTCCCGACCTCCGGCCAGCCGTGGAAGTGGAACTGGCGCACCACGCGGGTCTGCTCCTCCTGGTGGGCCAGGGGCTGCGGGGGCGGGCCAGGGTGTCTCAGGGCTGCCGGGTCCCACCCAGTCCTTCCAGAAACCGGCCCCAGGGACTCCCGCCCTCCTGGAGACTCAGGACAAGGTTTGGAGCTCCCTGGGGCCCTCGGCTGTTGGTGAAGCCCCCACCTAGCTGGCCTGAAGGCCTGGTCAGGCTGTCTGGAAGCTGTGGTCACACCAAAGGAGAGGCTGGCAGTGCTTCCTTCTGGAGCTCCCACCAGACCCCCAGCAGCTTTACTTGAGAGAACAGGACCACCTCTTTCTTAAAAAGCCAGTACATCACCTGTCCCTTCAAAGCTCGAGATGAGCAGTTTTGAGTCTAGTGGCCTTGGGTCATTCTGCAACTGGAGGAGACGATATCTTTGGGAAAGCGGGGTTTCTGCTGTGCTGACCGAGCTCAGAACCAAGTCCCATGGACGAGTCACCTTACCCGTGACTGACCCGCAGAGTTCCCATGCTTtgccagggagcagagcccaggacCAGTGGGGACCAGGGACCCGGGGCATCTGAAAGCGCACCTGGCTGAGACCCTCTGTGGCTTCACCCATCCCCTTTGTGCCTCCTGCCCCAGCTACCCTCATTTCTCCTCAGTGGGGAGTGGGCGGAAGTGGCCTCTTGGCATTGGCCACTCTGCCCCCATGCGTGTCCGCCAGCAGGAGACAGGTGTGCCCTTGGAGGTCGGAATTTTACAGGAGGTCGGCCTCTTGATAACATGGCCCCCTGTTCACCACACTGATCACTGATGCTAACGTGGGGCTCGGGGAAGGGCCGGAGGGGCAGGATCTGGTGGGAGGACGAGCAGGACCCGAGGGGTGGCCGCGCGTGCTCTGTCCACAGTGTAAAGCGCTACGGCTGCAATACCTGATTGGAAGTGACCAGGAAGTCTCGTATACTGATGGCCTCAGACAGGGTATCGCTCTTTATTTCAATCGTTATGTCTCCATGAGTCACCGAGCCCTCCGTTGGCCAATACTGGTAGCATTTATCCTGGGgggataaaatgaaattttaagtattgtaataaataatttGCTGCCAGCAGTTGAAACTATATGACGCAGAAGTGCTCTCAAACCATTTAACGTATTTCATCTGACCAAGAAAATAACATGAATACAAATATGAATGCCCATTAATGACCAAgcgaacagaatagagagtccagaaacaggtGTTGtgtatatttggaaatttgaTACAGGACAGAAGTGACCTGACAGAAAGGAGAGATTATTCAATACATGGAGCTGGAAAAATGGGTtatgttgaaaaactgaaactggGCCCCTAGCTCACACCCTACCATGGCTGATACGAATGAAGACCTTATTCATGTTACAGTACGgttgaaccttgaaaacattatgctaagtggaagaacTCAATCTAAAAGACGTaccatactgtgtgattccatttatatgaaacgtccagaacaggcgAATCTATAGGGTCAGAAAGTAGTTCATGGTTGCAGGGGCTGgcgggagggaggaatggggagtgattgTTCTTGgtttgaggtttctttttgggatgatgaaaatgacCTGGAATTAGCAGTGCCGTTGCATacttctgtgaatatactaaagaCCACTGAATTGcatcatttaaaaagatgaactgcatggtatgtgaattatgtcttaATAAAGCAGACATCAAAGCAAAGAAATCAAAGCACAAACTCAGGGCCATGGTTACATCTTGAGGGAGCACCTACACAGATGTACGTTATTGACAGAAGTTTGGTTTTTCAGTTGGATGGAGGGCTCACGAGTACTTGTGacgttattaaataaatataacacgAGAAGGCCATGGGAAGGTCGCTGGGAAAAAAGAGGAACGTTTAACTCATCCAGTTCGACCAGGACAATATCAATGAGGTACACACATCAACGCCTCTGTTTACGTCTTGGGAAAAGTGAATCAATGTCATTTTCTTCAGTAGGTTGTGATCGAATTTGTATTTGTGGCAAACACAAAATGATGGGATCTGAAGGAGGTTCAATAAAATGTGGgctaagaataagaaagaaagggTGAAATGAAGCCTTTTGCATCCCAACCCGTCTCAGCTCAGTGCCCAGTGCTGACAGCAGGTGAGACATGGCCGTGAGCCGCTATGGCCGCATCAGGCCGGCTGGACCTCAGCGCGCCCACCACCCCCGGTGCCCGGCTGGGCCACGCCCTCACCTGCTCTCTCTCCTGAACCTCCGTCAGCATCACGATCGTGTGGCACTTCCACTCCCAGACCATTCTCCAGAAGTCCTCCACTGTGTGTGCCAGGGGCCCCTGTGTGGCGATGAAATAGTCCTTCTGCCGGTAGCCCTTCAAACGGGGAGCAGAGGTTAGAGGCTGACTTCCTCCCTAGCTCCACTATGTGACACGGGGAAGCTGAGGACAGCTGGGGCCTGACGAAGGAAAACGTTCCCCGGGCtgcgcacgtacacacacacccaccagaCGCCTACTTTGTCTGAAAGCTAGACACCTCACCTTGAGGTTACTTCCATGGGGATTATGAATCTCCACTCGCTTGCAGCCACCTGGGAACACACCTGGCAGCTTTGATTCTAACATGTCTCTATTACAGCTCAGTGAACAACGTGGTGCTGCAAAGAACCCTAGGCGTAGTCAGAGGAAgtgggtttaaatcccagttcCTCCACTCGGGCCCCCGTGACCTTTggcacagtttcctcatctgcaaacagCAATTCTAACACACTCAGCTGCAATATTCACTCCGGCCCATTCTTCAGCTAACTGAAGACAGCCTTCGGGCTGCACACTCTGAACACAAAGTCATATTGTCCTGCGGGAATGTGTTATAAACACCATGAGAGAGAAAGCGAATGGAAGCACCGATACGTAACTGGTACTAAACAGATGTAAAAGAAAAACCACTGGAcgttaaaagcagaaagaaaaaccagcaaaagaaaaacaggcaaattaCTTGGCAGTATGTCTCTCTCCTATTTCTAaagttcattattcttttttttttttttaagcaagtaaTTCTGCTAATGAAATGGTTTGGGTTTCTAGAGGCATATCGACCCTTTCTGATTGTGAAAGCAAGTGAATCAGGAGTCTATGATGAAGGACACAGCTGTCCTCACAAAGCACCACCCTGCCAGGCCCACTCACATCGATAAAGGAGGCGTTGATGTAGTCTGTGTATTCTTGCCCCCTTTTCATGGAAAGGATCACACGATTGAAGTCATCTGTAAAAAGCAGTATGGTCCTTTAGTTAGTGCAAATGCCATCCTGCCTGCAGACTTTCATTTGCTGCTGCTAACTTCCGAAACAGAAAACTTACTAATAAAATCACTAAGTGAGGTCAAACCCTTGGAAGGTTTACTCCCTCAAAGAGGTGAATTAACATGTCCCCGAGAAGTTGTGTGTTGTCAGGAAACCTCTGACAATAAtccagttgtcattttcatttgtcatgaATTGGAGTAAGTCTTACCAAAATGTAAGCGTTACAAATACTATATTTCAGGAGTAAAAGTTATGAGGCACCCAGGCTGGCAGCCCAGAGTAGCCGGCCAGGGAACATCCTGGCCACAAAGAGCCAGGGTCTGAGGCTGAGGAAGTCTTTGCACAGACAGTCTCCACACACTTTCTATGTACAGTGTGGTCTCCAAAGCAAGTCTCTGCATGTGCTGATGTCGGGCCTGTTAGTCCTCGGAGACGTCTGGAGTGAGGCACTCCATCTCCTCCTCAGGGCGGGCCTCCCCTCCATGGTTCTTCTGATCACAGGGACTCcattcctttgtctttctttccctctgggtGAGTCCCCCAAGCCCCCAATTCTCATTGCAGGCAGGcaccccctcctcccaggcccgAGACCTGGCAGGCCTGCTCAGTTCTTGCCTACCCCAAGGCCTTTCCCTGGAAGGTCCCAGCTAAGTTCCTTCAGGTCCTGCTGCCTGGCCTGGGCCGCAACCACACCTCTGTATGAGGGGGTACCCAGGCGTGGGGGAGGACTGAATGACATTTGGAATCCGAAGGCCCGAGTCATGCCTGAAGCaactctccccactcccaggaaGTCCCCCCTCTCCACCTCTGAGTCTGTCACAAGCTGCCCGCCTGACACACACGGGACAGTCTGGGTCACTCATTGCTTCATAGATGGGCGTTCTCTGCAGTGCTTGGCAGAGCCCCCAGGAGCCCTGAGCCCAGAGGGTGCCCTGCTGGTTCACAGAGGTGGGAGGTCCGTGAACAATCAGGGACCCCGCCCGCCCCGCGGGGCCGCCTTACACGGGATGATCTGAATGACCCTGGCCTTCTTCATGTTCGCCGGCAAGTTGCCCGTCCTCATGTTCTCCTTCATGATCCGGACATTCGTCAGTTTCTGCAGCCAAGGACACAGCCAGCAGTGAGAGCGCTGACGCGCCCGAGCAAATCCCTCAGACTCCTCCCGCTACTGCCCGATAAAGACAGCATCTGCCGCCCTCTCCAGACAGTTTCTGGATCTtgggaaataaaatgtatgcagGACACATCCCCCCGGGGCTGCAGCTGAGCTCTGAAAGCCCCGGTTATTCCTCCCTCACGAGTCAAGGAAGGGACAGCTGCCCTGCTTTCTCTGGGTCAGTGACGAGGGGAGGCGATGGAAAGCAGCCCCATTCCCAGGTCGCCCGTCTTCCTTTAAAGGCAGTGGACACTCACCCTGAACTCCCTCTCCAGCCCGATCTTGTCCAGGTGGGCGGTGGTGCTCTGCAGCGTCTGCAGGTGCTTTTCCAGGGAGCACACGTCCAGCTCGGTGTCCCCGTAGAGGTAGAACTCCAGTAAGGCTTGATAAATGAATGTGTACTGCATCTGTGGAGCACAGGGGCCCCCACACCCTCCGGTGAGTCCTGCAGCTTCTGGCCGCTCAGGGCTCAGCACctcccaggtggtgctggtggggggcgggggctccTCCTCTTTTTGTTTGGGGGCAAAATTCAGATTCATGGCCATTTACAGTGACCGTACATGGCGTTGAGTAAAGATCACAGAACAGCTGGCATCAGGGAGGACGTTCTTCCCCAGGCACCGTCCTGCACACACCAGGACGAGGGTGGGGACCAGGGGCGGCGTTACTCACATCTGTCTGAACCATCTGAGGACGCTGACCGCGGATTCTCGACACGAACTCGAAGACGTCCACCTTCTGCTCCGCGTGCATCATGTCCATCATGGCATCGATGACGATGAAGGTGCCCGTCCGGCCCACGCCCGCACTGCAGGGACAGAGAAAGATGCCACGGCGTGAGTCACATTCCCCCAAAGCAAAAGATATGCCTGCTCACGAGGACAGAGGGACACGCCCACCCTTAACTGGGAGACTGACACCTCATCACTTGAAGCAACCTTTGAAATGTTTTGGGGGGGTTAATAAAGAGCAAATGTATGGTGAGGCCACCAGAGGGTGCTGCAATCTTAGCAACATGATCAAGTTGTTCCTTTCACTAGTAGAAACTTTGTTAAAGCCATATCAAAACGAGGTACTCATAAGTGCaacatgaaacaaaaagtaacaaatgaactactaaaacaaacaaaaacaaactcatagatacagataacagaatggtggctaccagagggcaggggggtgggggaggatgacgtccgtaaagggagtcaaatacagtgacagaaggaaactagacttcgGGTGGGAGCAGGCAATAGAGTACACAGACGTCGGATTATAATCTTGTGCACCTGAGAATTACAtgctattaaccaatgtcaccccaataaattcaatttagaGAAGGAGTTGCAGTGAGCCTTGTACGGAAGGTTGTACGGATGTTTCCTCTATTACCAAATGTTGCCTTCTTATTAGCCCTTGtgtaattggatttttaaaaatctgtcacaCTAGATAATGGCTTTTCCAGGTTCTTCATAAGAAAAGAGGCCCCATAGGCTGGGTCTGCTGGCCCTTGAGTCAAGGTCATGCCAATGGGAGGTACCAGGCCACTCCCTCTGGCATCCTACCCTCACCCCGGGGCTGACACTGGCTGGTCGTTAGCTTAGGGTGTCTGCTGAGAGGTCTCCCTTGGGAAGCTGCCCTGAATTGATTCCTGGGTTTGGGTTTCCTTCCCTCCCAACATCgtccctgtccccttccctcccGCCCCAGACTCCCCCTCTTGATCTCGTCTGGATCTCCAGCAGGTGGTGCCCACTGTCCATATTTACCTCCCTGACACCCAGGACTCAGCAGGCACGCAGATGCGCTCAGCACACATTCCTTGAACGAGTAAAGCCCTAAAGGCCCAGCCTCTATGTGTGGGGTGGGCTAGAACTGCCCGTGGCTGAGCTGGGCTTCCTCCCTCAGCCCCGGCTGCAAGGACCTCTTGTAACAGTGGAAGGAACGTGACCTTTTAAACAAAAGGCTCACAATGTAATGAATGAGTGCCCCACTACAGCTCTTTCCATAGTCTCCCAAGTGGTGCTGGGACAGCTCCGCTCTCATGGGGAGAGCATGTGAAATACGGGAGGCCCTCTAAGGACTCTTAGTTCTTTACTAAGTAAGAGAAAATCCTCAGGCGCAGAGCCAGGTAAAGATGCTCTAACCACCAGGTGTGTGAAGGAGGCCAGAAAAGAACTGACTGGAAGCTTGTGAGGACCATGACGTGTTTACTGGGCCCCTCTGTTTTTGACCAAGGTTCACGTGAGAGGTGTAAGAGGAGGCCACTTGGCAGCCAGGAAAGGGACCCCATGAAAAGTCCAAGCTCAGGTGGTCTTTCCCTGCGGGCCTTTTGAAACCCATTTTTCCACAACCTAAGGAACAATCACAGCAGCAGCTGCCACTTACATGGGTGCAAAGCCACCCCAGATGCCCGACCCACACCCCTCCAAGGTTGTCCTTCCCATTACAGACAAGGAAGCGGagcctggggcggggggtggcaTGGCGGGCAGACCAGGTCTCCAGCACACCCTGCCTGCCTGGCTCTCTCCTGGCCGCACCCCAGCCCCTCTGAGCCTCATGCACTCTTCTAGAAAGACTTGCGGGGCTCTTTGTGGAAGCACAGTCTCCATCTCTGTTGCTGGGGATGGCCTGGGGGTCCCTGGAGGTGATGACGGAGAGGCCGAAGGGACCATGCTGAGCCCATGGCCACCAAAAACTCGTGCCTCTCGGCTTTTGTCTGTTTTAGATATTGTGGTTCCCCCTCACATGCCATTGAAAAAGGGCTCTAATACCGCAaaatgtgtggggtgggggtgctgcatGCATGTCCCTCCAGATATCATCCTGAGAGTCCCCAGGCGGCCACCTCATAGCTGTGGGCGTGTAGTCACATCACCCACCAGCCCCTCTGCTCACCCCGGTATCGGTCCACTAGTCATTGTCCCATGAGCGGCCGAGTCCTCCCACCACGGCTGGCCCTGAGGGCCCAGACGTACCTACAGTGGACCACTATGGGCCCGGCGTGGGTGGGGTTGAGCGTCTTCACTTTTTTCAGGAACTTGAGCATCCCGATGGGGGTGAAAGGCACTCCGAAGTCAGGCCAGCTGGTGAAGTGCAGCTGGGAGACGAGCCGCGGGGCTTTGCAGCCCTCAGGGAGCTGCTGTGGGGACACAGGTGTGAGAGGGGACAGcacctccccatcccccaacctctCCCTCGGGCTCCCCTGCCATCCAGGCCTTGGCAGCCGCGGGCATGCGCGTGGGGAGGGGCCCATCAGTAGTGGCAGGACATTCCGCGCAAGAGAGTCAGATGCCTGTGCTGGCTCTGGACACGCAGCACGGCTGCATGGGGGGGGTGGCAGCGGAGCGGGCCCTGGGACACCtgtcccaggccaggccaggcaggcCCCAGGCAGCCACACACGTCCCTAAAGCAGGCCCAGGACTCAGGGACCCCACTGGCAAGCAGGTGGTCTGTGCCTCTTTGCCTGTGGTCCTGTGCAATTACCAACAACTCACACTTTCACTCTCAAGGGTGTCTTAACTGTGGGGAAAAGATGATGCTACAGGCCCACCGGCAGGAGATACCCAGACCCGTCCTCAGATTTTGTTACCAGAGCCCATGAGTTTGGTCCTCTGCCCCAGACCACAGAAGGTTATGCagcacgcgcgtgtgtgtgtgtgagagtgtgtgtgtgtgactgtgtgagtgtgtgtgtgagtgtgagtgtgtgtgtgtgtgagtgtgtgtgtgtgactgtgagtgtgtgtgtgagtgtgagtgtgtgagtgtgtgtgtgtgtgtgtgagtgtgtgtgtgtgtgtgactgtgtgtgagcgtgtgtgtgtgtgagtgtgtgtgtgtgtgtgtgactgtgtgtgagcgtgtgtgtgtgtgtgagtgtgtgtgacagtgtgtgtgtgcgcgcacgcacgCGCGTcgggagagagggaggagccaAGCAGGGGACAGCCAGAATGACAAAGCTCATCTTCCCTTTTCTGCTGCGGTTTCCAGAAATCTCAGACTCGTGTGTTGTGACCTGATCACAACAGTCACTCCACCTTTGATTCCTGATAACATAACCTTCtgtttttgctatattttttctATCTCCTCAATCTCTATTTCATCTACCTCCTCTACAGGCGTCTTTATTGAAGACAGCCTTGAAACCTTTTGGGGGAGAAGTAACAGGAAATAGTAAGTGTGAAAAATAATGAGGAAGTTTCAGATCTCATTTTGAAACTGTTTCAGAAAAATTCTGCCTCATGATCCCGGTGTGTGAAATGGCAGTGTGCTGAGGGGGACGCCCCCCCGCCCCGTGCCCCCCGACTGACTCCCTGGGAGCCAGGAGCGGCCAGCGTGATCTGAGGACCGGTGCGCCGCCTCTGGTTCTCCTCGCAGACTCCGTCCTGTGCCGACGGAcgcccgccccccacccacctGGCACGGCCTCCGGCCTCAGCCCCCACCAGCAAGAGCCACTGCAGTGCTGCGGACGGGGgaccagggggtggggggcgcagaGCTCTGCATGTCAGCAAACGCAGCCGTGTATTCAGTCTGGACACTGCACTCTGCAGGGCGGCCTTTCCAGAAAGTCTGGCACTTCTGACACTTACCGACTGGATGCAGAACTTCCGGATGGTGTAGTCCACGAGGACCACACAGTCCTCCACGCACACCCGGATGTTCCCGTAGGTCCAGCAGCCCTGGTCCGGCCAGTACTGGTAGCACTTCTCCTACACGGAATAAGTGCACGGGAACAGGAGGTTGAGGGCCTTTCCATCACCTCACCGCCCCGGCCCTGCCAGCAACACAAGCCCCACACGCCAGGTGGCTGCCCTGCAGCTCTCAGAGGGGGACACTGAGGCCACACGACTGGTGAAGGGTTGCCCTGAGCCTATAACGGGGCCCTTTCTGAGTGCAACGCCCACGACATCTCACCTTAGACCTCTCCACCAGCTGACAGTCATCCAACCTAGACCGCCCCACAGCTGATTGAACCACGGTGCGTAGTCCACTCCCTGCAGAGCTGGGAACCTGACCAAAAGCAGCCCCCAGGCCGGGCGGGGCTCGCAACAAGCACCTAGGGCTGTGTGTTCTGCGAATACTTCCCAGGGGGTTCAGCAGCTGAGCTCACTGAGGACACACTTGGTTTGCATCCCTCCTGCCAGTCCACGGCTGAGGGCAATGAGTCTGTGGTCTGCTTCATGTTCCCCATTTTTGTCTAACGAGGACGGGCTCATTGCTCCAAAGGCCACTGTCTGCACCTTCCTCCCTCCGGACTACAAGTGGCCCCAACACGAGCTCCCAGAGGGTGGAGACAGGGCACCACCACGACAGGGCTAGGGGCGCCCGGCACCTGACCCATTCTCCTGACCATGGAGGACACGGACGCATGGTGACCACCAAGGAGGGAAAGTTCTGCTGAACAGAAGTCTCTACTCGTCAACTAGCCTTCGAAATATCGGGCAGTTTATCTTGGCGAAGGCCAGCAAGTGGCATAGCTGATGGGTCAAGTCACGAGAACTAATAATCTTACAAGACAAAAGGCGTCTTGGTGTTTCTGAGAGCCCAGCATTTGTGCTATGACACCCGTGGGCCAACTTTCCCACCCTACGTCCTGGCCTGGGGTGCCTCTGAAGTGGCCTGAGGCGGGGACAAGCACACAAAGCCCTGGTTTGGGGCAGGCCTGGCCTCCCGGGGCCCCTGGAGACCCTCCTGAGCTTCTGGCCTTACAGGGCTCAGCTCAGGTTGCTGAGGGCTGTTTCCAGGGCCCCGCAGGGCCGGCCGTGTGGATGCGTTCATGCCCTGGGCCCCCTCTACAGCgatgccctccctccctccacgtCAGATCATGACAGGACGGAGCAGCTGCATTTCACAATGTTCAGCCAGGATGCCAATGCCAAGGAGACCACAACAGAAGTACGTGAGGCATCAAGAAAAAGGAACTCTATTGAGAAATGATTTCATGTGAAATGGTGAAAATCAAAACGAGGAAGCAGGCCAGCTCTGagtcacagaaatggaaaaatccagtAGGAGGCTTCGGAGTAATACCAGAGAGAAAAATGTCACGTAACATAGCAACAGAATGGtggctgggggaggtgggggggttCTCTGGGTCTC encodes:
- the PTPRE gene encoding receptor-type tyrosine-protein phosphatase epsilon isoform X5; the protein is MSSRNSFSRLTWFRKQRKAAVSADKKMPNGILEEQEQQRVMLLSRSPSGPKKYFPIPVGHLEEEIRVRSADDCKRFREEFNSLPSGHIQGTFEQANKEENREKNRYPNILPNDHSRVSLSPVDGTPCSDYINASYIDGYKEKNKFIAAQGPKHETVNDFWRMIWEQKSATIVMLTNLKERKEEKCYQYWPDQGCWTYGNIRVCVEDCVVLVDYTIRKFCIQSQLPEGCKAPRLVSQLHFTSWPDFGVPFTPIGMLKFLKKVKTLNPTHAGPIVVHCSAGVGRTGTFIVIDAMMDMMHAEQKVDVFEFVSRIRGQRPQMVQTDMQYTFIYQALLEFYLYGDTELDVCSLEKHLQTLQSTTAHLDKIGLEREFRKLTNVRIMKENMRTGNLPANMKKARVIQIIPYDFNRVILSMKRGQEYTDYINASFIDGYRQKDYFIATQGPLAHTVEDFWRMVWEWKCHTIVMLTEVQEREQDKCYQYWPTEGSVTHGDITIEIKSDTLSEAISIRDFLVTSNQPLAHQEEQTRVVRQFHFHGWPEVGTPAEGKGMIDLIAAVQKQQQQTGNHPITVHCSAGAGRTGTFIALSNILERVKAEGLLDVFQAVKSLRLQRPHMVQTVEQYEFCYKVVSWHLPVWPFQFQKQSRSHCPWTQVPLHRRGQRLPFLVALFAA
- the PTPRE gene encoding receptor-type tyrosine-protein phosphatase epsilon isoform X4 — protein: MEPFCPLLLASFSFLLAKALRVNQTSTADSNWTSTTSGPPDAGAPQPLLAWLLLPLLLSVLFLLLAAYFCRFRKQRKAAVSADKKMPNGILEEQEQQRVMLLSRSPSGPKKYFPIPVGHLEEEIRVRSADDCKRFREEFNSLPSGHIQGTFEQANKEENREKNRYPNILPNDHSRVSLSPVDGTPCSDYINASYIDGYKEKNKFIAAQGPKHETVNDFWRMIWEQKSATIVMLTNLKERKEEKCYQYWPDQGCWTYGNIRVCVEDCVVLVDYTIRKFCIQSQLPEGCKAPRLVSQLHFTSWPDFGVPFTPIGMLKFLKKVKTLNPTHAGPIVVHCSAGVGRTGTFIVIDAMMDMMHAEQKVDVFEFVSRIRGQRPQMVQTDMQYTFIYQALLEFYLYGDTELDVCSLEKHLQTLQSTTAHLDKIGLEREFRKLTNVRIMKENMRTGNLPANMKKARVIQIIPYDFNRVILSMKRGQEYTDYINASFIDGYRQKDYFIATQGPLAHTVEDFWRMVWEWKCHTIVMLTEVQEREQDKCYQYWPTEGSVTHGDITIEIKSDTLSEAISIRDFLVTSNQPLAHQEEQTRVVRQFHFHGWPEVGTPAEGKGMIDLIAAVQKQQQQTGNHPITVHCSAGAGRTGTFIALSNILERVKAEGLLDVFQAVKSLRLQRPHMVQTVEQYEFCYKVVQDFIDIFSDYANFK
- the PTPRE gene encoding receptor-type tyrosine-protein phosphatase epsilon isoform X1, translating into MEPFCPLLLASFSFLLAKALRVNQTSTADSNWTSTTSGPPDAGAPQPLLAWLLLPLLLSVLFLLLAAYFCRFRKQRKAAVSADKKMPNGILEEQEQQRVMLLSRSPSGPKKYFPIPVGHLEEEIRVRSADDCKRFREEFNSLPSGHIQGTFEQANKEENREKNRYPNILPNDHSRVSLSPVDGTPCSDYINASYIDGYKEKNKFIAAQGPKHETVNDFWRMIWEQKSATIVMLTNLKERKEEKCYQYWPDQGCWTYGNIRVCVEDCVVLVDYTIRKFCIQSQLPEGCKAPRLVSQLHFTSWPDFGVPFTPIGMLKFLKKVKTLNPTHAGPIVVHCSAGVGRTGTFIVIDAMMDMMHAEQKVDVFEFVSRIRGQRPQMVQTDMQYTFIYQALLEFYLYGDTELDVCSLEKHLQTLQSTTAHLDKIGLEREFRKLTNVRIMKENMRTGNLPANMKKARVIQIIPYDFNRVILSMKRGQEYTDYINASFIDGYRQKDYFIATQGPLAHTVEDFWRMVWEWKCHTIVMLTEVQEREQDKCYQYWPTEGSVTHGDITIEIKSDTLSEAISIRDFLVTSNQPLAHQEEQTRVVRQFHFHGWPEVGTPAEGKGMIDLIAAVQKQQQQTGNHPITVHCSAGAGRTGTFIALSNILERVKAEGLLDVFQAVKSLRLQRPHMVQTVEQYEFCYKVVSWHLPVWPFQFQKQSRSHCPWTQVPLHRRGQRLPFLVALFAA
- the PTPRE gene encoding receptor-type tyrosine-protein phosphatase epsilon isoform X2; the encoded protein is MEPFCPLLLASFSFLLAKALRVNQTSTADSNWTSTTSGPPDAGAPQPLLAWLLLPLLLSVLFLLLAAYFCRFRKQRKAAVSADKKMPNGILEEQEQQRVMLLSRSPSGPKKYFPIPVGHLEEEIRVRSADDCKRFREEFNSLPSGHIQGTFEQANKEENREKNRYPNILPNDHSRVSLSPVDGTPCSDYINASYIDGYKEKNKFIAAQGPKHETVNDFWRMIWEQKSATIVMLTNLKERKEEKCYQYWPDQGCWTYGNIRVCVEDCVVLVDYTIRKFCIQSLPEGCKAPRLVSQLHFTSWPDFGVPFTPIGMLKFLKKVKTLNPTHAGPIVVHCSAGVGRTGTFIVIDAMMDMMHAEQKVDVFEFVSRIRGQRPQMVQTDMQYTFIYQALLEFYLYGDTELDVCSLEKHLQTLQSTTAHLDKIGLEREFRKLTNVRIMKENMRTGNLPANMKKARVIQIIPYDFNRVILSMKRGQEYTDYINASFIDGYRQKDYFIATQGPLAHTVEDFWRMVWEWKCHTIVMLTEVQEREQDKCYQYWPTEGSVTHGDITIEIKSDTLSEAISIRDFLVTSNQPLAHQEEQTRVVRQFHFHGWPEVGTPAEGKGMIDLIAAVQKQQQQTGNHPITVHCSAGAGRTGTFIALSNILERVKAEGLLDVFQAVKSLRLQRPHMVQTVEQYEFCYKVVSWHLPVWPFQFQKQSRSHCPWTQVPLHRRGQRLPFLVALFAA